The following is a genomic window from Prevotella sp. E13-17.
TGCCGGCGCGCTTGGCTGCCAGTATCTTCTCCTTGATACCGCCCACGGGCAGAACCTTTCCGCGCAGGGTAATCTCGCCGGTCATGGCCGTGTTCTTGCGCACCTTGCGTTGTGTCAGTGCCGAAGCGATAGAGGTAGCAATGGTAATACCTGCCGAAGGCCCATCTTTAGGCGTTGCACCTTCGGGCACATGAATATGGATGTTCCAATTGTCGAAGATGCGATAATCAATCTTGAGCGTGTCGGCATGCGCCTTGACATATTCCAAAGCCAACACTGCCGATTCTTTCATGACGTCGCCAAGGTTTCCGGTCAGTGTCAGTTTTGAACCTTTGCCTTTGCTGAGCGAAGTCTCGATGAACAGAATCTCGCCGCCGACGCTGGTCCAAGCCAAGCCCGTAACGACACCAGCATAGTCGTTACCCTGATAGATGTCGCGGTAGAAAGGTGGTTTGCCCAGCAAATCCTCCAGTGAGTCGGGAGTTATCTTCCAGTTCTGCTCCGCGTTCTCCATCTGGCGTTTGAAGGCCAACTTGCGCATCGCCTTGTTGATTTGCTTCTCCAACTGTCTGACGCCGCTCTCTCTCGTGTACTGCTCAATGATTTTTTCAATGGCAGCCTTGTTGAATTTGGGCTTTTCAGGCAGGGTCTGCAGACCCGTGTTGTCCAGTTCGCGGGGAATCAAGTGGCGCTTGGCAATTTCTATTTTCTCTTCTGTGATATAGCCACTGACCTCAATGATTTCCATTCGGTCCAGCAGAGGGCGGGGAATCGTGCTTAGATTGTTGGCCGTTGCGATGAACAGCACTTTCGACAAGTCGTAGTCCACATCCAAGAAGTTATCGTGAAAAGCTGTGTTTTGTTCTGGGTCAAGCACCTCGAGCAGTGCAGAAGCAGGGTCACCGTTAATGGTGTTCTGAGTCACTTTGTCAATCTCGTCCAGTATGAAGACGGGGTTAGAGCTGCCAGCCTTCTGAATGCTCTTGATGATTCGTCCGGGCATGGCGCCGACATAGGTACGGCGATGACCTCTAATCTCAGCTTCGTCATGAAGACCACCCAGCGAGACACGAACGTATTTACGTTTCATGGCTTCGGCAATTGATTTGCCGAGCGAAGTCTTACCAACGCCTGGAGGGCCATAGAGACACAGGATGGGCGACTTCAAGTCACCACGAAGCGACAACACTGCCATATATTCAAGGATGCGCTCCTTCACTTTTTCCATACCATAATGGTCGTGGTCCAGAATCTTGTGAGCACGCTGAAGGTTCAGGTCGTCTTCAGTATATTCGCCCCAAGGGAGTGAAACGAACGTCTGAAGGTAGTTGAGCTGCACGTTGTAGTCAGGACTTTGCGTCGAGAGCGTGTCCAGTTTGCTCAACTCCTTATTGAAGATTTTCTGTATCTCTTCAGACCATTTCTTCTTTTTGGCCTTCTTTATCAACTCACTTTTCTCTGGCGACTGCTCGTTACCCATCTCTGCCTGTAGGTTCTTGATCTGCTGCTGCAGGAAATAGTTTTTCTGCTGTTCGTCCAGATCTTCGCGGGTCTTGTTTCTGATGTCAGCTTTCAGATTCTGCAGATTGATTTCTCTGTTCATCGCCTTCATCGTGCCAAACAGACGTTCTTTCATTGACTCGGCTTCAAGAAGAGTCATTTTCTCTTTGGTTCCGAACGGCATGTTGGAGCAGACGAAGTTCAATGCCATCACATCATTGCGAATGTTTTGTATTGCAAAAGAGAAGTCATCGGGAATTTCTTCCGTCACCGAGATATATTCGCTGGTCATTTTGCGCAAATCGTCCATAGCGGTTTTCCACTCGCGATCGCGCTTGTCTGGCTGAATCTCTGGTGCTTGCTTCGTATAACCAATCAAGTAGGGCGTGTCTTTAATGATGTCATACAGTCTCAGACGGCCTAAGCCCTGCATGATAACCGTTACCGAACCATTGGGCAGCGTCAGCTGTTTCACCACTCGTGCATATACGCCATATTCGTACAGGTCTTCCATCGTTGGTTCTTCCACCTCTGGGTCACGCTGGCTGACCACACCGATAACGCCATTCGTCTTTTCGGCTTTCTTGATGAGTTTCAAACTTGATTCTCTGCCAATCAGTATCGGCGATACTACACCAGGAAACAAAACCATGTTTCTAACGGCAAGTATGGGTACCTCGTTGGGGGTTTCAATATTTGTCAAATCCATAAAGTCCCCTTCTATATCTGCGATCATTGAAAAGGGCTTGTTTTGCTGATTATCGCTCATGTTTATTTTTATCTGTATCATTTTGAAGTGCAAAGGTACTAAATTTAATTGATAATTTCGAAAGCTTCATTGATAATTAACAAAAAATGTATAACTTTGCGGCGTTAATTATGGCAAACGACTTCTTTCGGTTTAAGCGGTTTATCATCTTTCAAGGGCGATGCGCCATGAAGGTGGGAACAGACGGCACCTTGCTTGGGGCTTGGGCAAGGGGTGGAAAACAGATACTTGACATTGGCACTGGTACGGGGCTGATAGCACTGATGATGGCTCAGCGGTTTCCTAATGCGCAAATTTCGGGTGTTGAGATTGACGAGCAAGCTTTCGGGCAGGCGCTGGAGAATGTGGCTGCATCGCCTTTTGCAGATCGGATCGCAGTCATACATCAAGACTTCTGTCAAGGTATTGGTGGACAACAGTTCGACGCCATTGTGTCTAATCCGCCATTCTTCGATCAGGCGTTGGAGTCGCCAGATGTGCAGCGCACAGCTGCAAGACACACATCGTCTTTGTCGTATCGAGAATTGATGACGGGCGCCTACAATTTGTTGTCGGAAGACGGACATTTCTCTGTCGTTATACCTGCCGACCATCGGTCGAAGTTAGAGACTGAAGCATACCTTGCCGGATTCTTTATATCAAGAGTATGTGCAGTGAAGACATCGCTTCGAAAACCCGTCAAGCGCTATCTCTTAGAATTCTGTAAGAAGGCTGTAGGGCTGCAACGAGAAGAGATAGTGATAGGATCTGAATTATATCAAGAACTGGTAAACGAATTTTACTTATGAAAGTTGCACTGATACAATTAGATTCTCAGTGGTGTGATGTTCGTCAAAACATTGCTCGTGCCTCACAATACATGCGTGATGTCGAAGCAGATATGTATGTTCTGCCTGAAATGTGGTCAACAGGATTTGTGATTAAGCCGCAAGGTGTTGCAGAGTCTGAATCAACTTCTACTTCATTGCAGTGGATGCGTGAGATGGCATTCGAAAAGGATTGTGCCATCTGTGGCAGTTTGGCTGTCTCACTGGCAGATGGAAGTTATCGTAACAGACATTATTTCGTGACCAAGAATAGCAGCTTCTTTTATGACAAAAAGCACTTGTTTAGTCATGGTAAAGAGGACCTAAACTATCAGCATGGCGATGTTCCTGTCATTGTGAAGTACAAGGATTTTCGTTTGTTGTTGCAGACGTGCTACGATCTCCGTTTCCCTTGTTTCTCACGTTACGGACGTGCTGGCGAATACGATGCTATTGTTTATGTTGCTAATTGGCCTTCGTCTCGACGACTTGCATGGGATGTCCTTCTCAAAGCTCGGGCCATTGAGAATCAGTGTTACGTAATTGGCGTAAACCGTGTGGGCAGCGATGAAACGTGCATTTACGATGGCGGCAGTGCTGTGATTGATCCTTTAGGCCGGATATTGGTTGACGCCAAGGATAAAGAAAACGTATCTTCTGCTGAGCTATCGTTGGACAACCTACAGAAGATACGTAGTCGTTTCAGGGTTTTGGATGACCGCGACTTATTTACATATTAGTCTTACCTTACTGGCTAAGCCGCTCTTTACGGGTTCCCATTTGTCGTATAATGTCTTCTTATAGTTGATGTCAACGACATTGATTTCTTCCATTTTGCGCCATTTCACGCCCTGTCTGTCCAGTTCGCTAATGCGATTGGCTGGTAGGTTGGTGACTTCAATGCGCAGTTCGTTATGTCCGGCTTTCAGTTTTCCTTTGGTGTCGAGTACAAAAGGAACGGCCCATGCACAGCCAACAAACTGACCGTTGATATATACACGGGCAGATTCTCTTACGTCGCCTAAGTCGATATACCAGTCAGCATCCGACTGTTTCTTGGTCAGGTCGAAACTGGTGGTGTAAACTCCTGTACCCATCAGCGTGCGCGTCTGGTCGTCAAGGTTCTCCCATGTCTGCAACTTGTCGAGTTGATAGGTTTTGTTCATTTGGGGTGTTTCCTCTGTGAAGGTAAGTGTCCACTTTCCGTCAATCTCGATATTATCTTGTTTGGCCTTGCCTGAACAAGACTTTACTTTCACCTCAAGTGGTGAGCTGAAAACTTGAAGTATCATCGATTCGCCGCTATGCAGGCGCATCACGATGCCGTTGTCGTTGATATCGGCATCCGTTATTTCGCCATTCATTGGGTTAAACCATTTCGCGTCTTTGAAGGGTACGGCCAGTTTCACGTCTTCCTCAACATCATGAGGCGTTAAATTGGCTATGAAATAATGATAGCCGTTGGCATTCTTGCGTCTGATCAGTTTCAATCCGCATAACGTCTTCATTTGTTCAGGTCTTGCATATTGCGCCATCTTCTGTGTGTCTTCACCATAGATAATATACGGCGACAGACGCTCCAACTCGCGCTTTAGCTCAGATGTGATGGTTGTCCCCGTAGGAATGATGATGGCTTTGTATTGCGTACCAGCCTCGGTGACAAGTTGTTGACCTTTGACGGTGACTTTAGACAGCAGCTTGTCGCTAATGTAATCACAGTCGTAGCCAGCCTTTTCGATGGCGAGAATACTTTGAATAAACTCTGGAGCCAGTTGACCCATGGCATGGATTGAGAATTGCATGAGCAACTTGTTGATGTTTTTCTTCCACATATCCCTAACGGGAAGATACACCAGGAAGTCGTTGTCTGGTTCACCCCATTGCAGGAAATTCTGACATCTTGACACATAGTCCATGAAGAACGGGGCATCACGCCAAATGCTGTTGGTTGGTGACATGTCGATTGAGGCATAGAATTTCCATCCTGGCCACTCGTCGTCTTTTGGCGAATAGCAGGTGCCGTGGAAAAACATGTGGTTGACGCCGGCACAGAACATCAGGTCGATGTCGGGTTTCAACTGCGACAACGACGTGCGAAAGTGTTCCGTCAGCCAAGTAAATGTCTCGCTCGATGTGAAGGGCTTGCCGCAGATGTGTGCCGCAGAAGGCGCATATTTCAGCATAGAGAAGTCTGAATCGTTCTTGCGCGTCTTGCCAGGATCCTGACGCAGTCCCTTGATGCCAAAGTCAGACAGTCCGAATCCTTCGATCTCGGGAATGTCCACTGCTGCATAACAGTCAATCAGGTTGGCTGGAGAACCGTGTGCCTGATTGCGGGTGATGGCACCATGAGCATGTGCCCACGCTGTCCATTGCTCGGTGAAGTTCTCCAGTAACAGTTCGCCCAGCGTCTCGCGATAGTCAGATAGCACCTTGGACTCGTAGGCAATCAGTTCTGGCAAGTGTTCTTCCAGCTTGTAGCCTCTGCGCTTTTCAAACTCTTGGAGCAATGAGGGCGTCCATGTCGCATCAGCCACCTCATAACTATCGTTGAAAAAGGTGTGAGGGTAGGGTGTCTTTGTTTGCTCGAAGGCTTTCTCGATATGTTTCAGATAGTGGGCCACAGCTTGACGATCGAAGTGGTCTATTACTAATCCTTCGCCCCCAGGAGCCGCACGTTTCACTTTCATCACACCATATTTAATAAATAATGCGATGACCTTTTCGGCCCCAAGCTGGTTTTTCTTTAACTGCAACCTATTGTGCTCGATCTGGTCAGTTACGTCTGTAGCTGTACCATCGGGTCTGTAGAGCATCACCTTATGCAGGAATGCATTCTTTGAATCCTTTTCCGAGGGCGGGATATCTATGGTCGTTTGACCGTCAATAGCATTCTCTACAAATACCGCCCGGCAGGCACTTTCCTCAAGTGGCACCCACGGCCCGCCGAAAGGCCATCCAGTACCGGTCGCCATATCCAGTTCGATACCGTTTCGTTCGGCCTGTTGTCCCGTGTATTGCAACATCTCCATCCACCTCTCGGAGAGGTAGGGAATGTTGTTCTTCTCGTTACCTTGAACACCATAGAGCGGGGTTATCTCGACGGCACCGATGCCATGTTTGGCATATTCGTGAAGGTTCCACTTCAGGTTCTCCTTGTCAACGGCCGATCCAAGCCACCACCAACGAGTGCCAGCCTTGGTCTCTGCAGTTTGTGTGGGCCAAGATTGCGCCATCACAGATGCAGATAACAGGGTAGATGCAAATAATAGTAATGTCTTTTTCATTAGTTTCCGTCAGGTTTTGTCAATTCTGAAATCTTTGCAGGTGCCCAGTTAAACGACTTCCAGTCATCTGGTTGTTCGGGGGTAAAGTCATTCCAGTCATCACGTAGATGCTGCACCAGAGGAAGATTCAGAGCCTTGATGCCCATGATAACACATTTAGCCACTTCATATGCTCCAAAGGTATTGAAGTGTGTGTTGTCTGCCAGCGCCTCGGGCTGGTTAGGGAATGTATTAGCAGGATAATGAACTAACAGTCGTTTAGAGCCTTCAAAGCCCATGGTCTCGAAAAGGGTCTTGGTCATGGCGTTGAGATCTATGACGGGCACCTTCTCCAATTCAGCAACCATTTTCATGGCAGCGGGAAAATCGCCATGCGTGTTGCGTATGGTTTTGTTGTCTTTTTCAAAGAATCGGCGCTGTGTCGGAGTGCAGAAAACAATCTCTGCACCTTTGTCGCGCACCTTATCAACGAAAATTTTCAGCTGATACTGATAGTGATACCATGCACCATCGCCTGCTCGCTTTTCCTTTTCATCGTTGTGGCCGAACTCTACAAAGACATAGTCGCCTGCCTTCAGCGTAGAGAGTATTTTCTCCAATCTGTAAGAGTCGATGAATGTACGGGCGGTGAGTCCGCTCTCGGCATGATTCGAAACAGCCACGCCATCGTTAAACCAGCGTGTGATCATCTGTCCCCACGAAGCCCAAGGTTCGAAGTTCTGATCCACGACCGTAGAGTTGCCACACAAGTATAGCGTAGGCACATTGGCGGGTTCGATGTGAATGCGCTTGACGGCAGGATTTGTGCCGTTGACTTCCAGCGTCAGTTTGTCGTCCCAGGCCAGATAGTCTTTCTCGCGGTCCTTGATCTTCACACGACGCTTTTCGTCAATCTGTGGCGAGCGTTTGTTCACCACAAACGACACGACGCGTGTTTCTTTCGCCTTGTTGGTGGTGATACTGTCCATCATCAGTCGTCTTCCTTCGGCTCTCAGGGTGGTGTTGCTGTTCTTCTTGCCACCCAAGGTCACCGTCACCAAGTAGTTTCCGTCTGGCACTTTCACGCTGAAGTAGAACGGCTCTGC
Proteins encoded in this region:
- a CDS encoding glycosyl hydrolase, giving the protein MKKTLLLFASTLLSASVMAQSWPTQTAETKAGTRWWWLGSAVDKENLKWNLHEYAKHGIGAVEITPLYGVQGNEKNNIPYLSERWMEMLQYTGQQAERNGIELDMATGTGWPFGGPWVPLEESACRAVFVENAIDGQTTIDIPPSEKDSKNAFLHKVMLYRPDGTATDVTDQIEHNRLQLKKNQLGAEKVIALFIKYGVMKVKRAAPGGEGLVIDHFDRQAVAHYLKHIEKAFEQTKTPYPHTFFNDSYEVADATWTPSLLQEFEKRRGYKLEEHLPELIAYESKVLSDYRETLGELLLENFTEQWTAWAHAHGAITRNQAHGSPANLIDCYAAVDIPEIEGFGLSDFGIKGLRQDPGKTRKNDSDFSMLKYAPSAAHICGKPFTSSETFTWLTEHFRTSLSQLKPDIDLMFCAGVNHMFFHGTCYSPKDDEWPGWKFYASIDMSPTNSIWRDAPFFMDYVSRCQNFLQWGEPDNDFLVYLPVRDMWKKNINKLLMQFSIHAMGQLAPEFIQSILAIEKAGYDCDYISDKLLSKVTVKGQQLVTEAGTQYKAIIIPTGTTITSELKRELERLSPYIIYGEDTQKMAQYARPEQMKTLCGLKLIRRKNANGYHYFIANLTPHDVEEDVKLAVPFKDAKWFNPMNGEITDADINDNGIVMRLHSGESMILQVFSSPLEVKVKSCSGKAKQDNIEIDGKWTLTFTEETPQMNKTYQLDKLQTWENLDDQTRTLMGTGVYTTSFDLTKKQSDADWYIDLGDVRESARVYINGQFVGCAWAVPFVLDTKGKLKAGHNELRIEVTNLPANRISELDRQGVKWRKMEEINVVDINYKKTLYDKWEPVKSGLASKVRLICK
- a CDS encoding tRNA1(Val) (adenine(37)-N6)-methyltransferase, translated to MANDFFRFKRFIIFQGRCAMKVGTDGTLLGAWARGGKQILDIGTGTGLIALMMAQRFPNAQISGVEIDEQAFGQALENVAASPFADRIAVIHQDFCQGIGGQQFDAIVSNPPFFDQALESPDVQRTAARHTSSLSYRELMTGAYNLLSEDGHFSVVIPADHRSKLETEAYLAGFFISRVCAVKTSLRKPVKRYLLEFCKKAVGLQREEIVIGSELYQELVNEFYL
- a CDS encoding rhamnogalacturonan acetylesterase, yielding MKHIYLNTLTMIAALLSATEATKAQSFDFDLAKPQPVYTNEKGLGYDLLPAPDKKHPAEPFYFSVKVPDGNYLVTVTLGGKKNSNTTLRAEGRRLMMDSITTNKAKETRVVSFVVNKRSPQIDEKRRVKIKDREKDYLAWDDKLTLEVNGTNPAVKRIHIEPANVPTLYLCGNSTVVDQNFEPWASWGQMITRWFNDGVAVSNHAESGLTARTFIDSYRLEKILSTLKAGDYVFVEFGHNDEKEKRAGDGAWYHYQYQLKIFVDKVRDKGAEIVFCTPTQRRFFEKDNKTIRNTHGDFPAAMKMVAELEKVPVIDLNAMTKTLFETMGFEGSKRLLVHYPANTFPNQPEALADNTHFNTFGAYEVAKCVIMGIKALNLPLVQHLRDDWNDFTPEQPDDWKSFNWAPAKISELTKPDGN
- the lon gene encoding endopeptidase La, coding for MSDNQQNKPFSMIADIEGDFMDLTNIETPNEVPILAVRNMVLFPGVVSPILIGRESSLKLIKKAEKTNGVIGVVSQRDPEVEEPTMEDLYEYGVYARVVKQLTLPNGSVTVIMQGLGRLRLYDIIKDTPYLIGYTKQAPEIQPDKRDREWKTAMDDLRKMTSEYISVTEEIPDDFSFAIQNIRNDVMALNFVCSNMPFGTKEKMTLLEAESMKERLFGTMKAMNREINLQNLKADIRNKTREDLDEQQKNYFLQQQIKNLQAEMGNEQSPEKSELIKKAKKKKWSEEIQKIFNKELSKLDTLSTQSPDYNVQLNYLQTFVSLPWGEYTEDDLNLQRAHKILDHDHYGMEKVKERILEYMAVLSLRGDLKSPILCLYGPPGVGKTSLGKSIAEAMKRKYVRVSLGGLHDEAEIRGHRRTYVGAMPGRIIKSIQKAGSSNPVFILDEIDKVTQNTINGDPASALLEVLDPEQNTAFHDNFLDVDYDLSKVLFIATANNLSTIPRPLLDRMEIIEVSGYITEEKIEIAKRHLIPRELDNTGLQTLPEKPKFNKAAIEKIIEQYTRESGVRQLEKQINKAMRKLAFKRQMENAEQNWKITPDSLEDLLGKPPFYRDIYQGNDYAGVVTGLAWTSVGGEILFIETSLSKGKGSKLTLTGNLGDVMKESAVLALEYVKAHADTLKIDYRIFDNWNIHIHVPEGATPKDGPSAGITIATSIASALTQRKVRKNTAMTGEITLRGKVLPVGGIKEKILAAKRAGITDIVMCKENEKDILEIPDMYLKGVSFHYVENVQDVWNFALTDEIVEHPLTFKIEEKEQ
- a CDS encoding nitrilase-related carbon-nitrogen hydrolase, translated to MKVALIQLDSQWCDVRQNIARASQYMRDVEADMYVLPEMWSTGFVIKPQGVAESESTSTSLQWMREMAFEKDCAICGSLAVSLADGSYRNRHYFVTKNSSFFYDKKHLFSHGKEDLNYQHGDVPVIVKYKDFRLLLQTCYDLRFPCFSRYGRAGEYDAIVYVANWPSSRRLAWDVLLKARAIENQCYVIGVNRVGSDETCIYDGGSAVIDPLGRILVDAKDKENVSSAELSLDNLQKIRSRFRVLDDRDLFTY